The stretch of DNA GCTCGACAAGGGTTGTTTTGCGTGAGCGGTCACCATGCCACATCCCGCCGATTTGAGGGACTGACACATGCGATTCATCAATCACGGTGAGAAAATCTTTCGGGAAATAATCCAATAAACAATAAGGACGTGACCCCGGCGGTCGTCCTGCAATATGTCTCGAATAGTTTTCGATGCCGGAACAATAACCGACTTCCTTCATCATCTCCATGTCGAAATGTGTGCGTTGTTCAAGTCGTTGCGCTTCAACGAGTTTCCCGTTCACCCGAAGAATTCTGAGTCGCTCTTCTAATTCCTGTTCGATGCTGACTAACGCTCTCTCAATGGTCGGTCGTGAAGTGATAAATTGCTTTGCCGGATAAATCACTTCCGATTCGATTTCTTCAATCGCCTTTCCTGTCAAGGGATGAATTGCAACAATCTTTTCGATTTCATCACCAAAGAACTGTATGCGTAATGCCTGCTCATTTTCGCCGGCAGGAATAACTTCAACAATATCGCCGCGAACGCGAAATGTTCCCCGAGTAAATTCAAAATCATTTCTTAAATAATGAATGTCCAACAACTTCCGGAGAAATTTGTTCCGTTCAATCGTCTCCCCTTTTTTGACAATAATCATTTGCTCAAGCCATTCATCCGGCGCACCGATGCCATAAATACAACTCACCGAAGCAACCACAATCACATTCGAGTCACCACTCAGCAATGCGCTCGTCGCACGCAATCTCAACCGGTCAATTTCATCGTTGACGGACGCATCCTTGGCAATGTATGTATCAGAATGTGGAACGTATGCTTCGGGTTGATAGTAGTCGTAGTAACTAATAAAGAACTCGACTCTGTCTTTTGGAAAGAATTGTTTGAACTCACCATACAACTGCGCCGCTAATGTTTTGTTATGCGACATGATAAGCGTCGGCTTGTTCATTTGTGCAATAACATTTGATATGGTGAACGTTTTGCCGCTTCCGGTTACTCCGAGTAATGTTTGATACCTGTCGCCGCGCCGAACACCTTCAACCAATTGACGAATTGCTTCGGGTTGGTCGCCGTTCGGTTGAAAATCAGAGGTAAGTTGAAAGGGCATTGTATTCACTTGATATTATTGTGATTATTGAAATGCAAAATTCCAATCTCTCAATAACCACAAGTGGACAAATCTACTCGTACCTCAACGCTTCAATCGGATTCAATCGTGAAGCTTTTCTCGCCGGATAAAATCCGAAGAAGACGCCGACAGCCATCGAAAAGAAAACCGCAAGCACGATGGAAGTTGCAGAGACAAACGTGGGCCAACCCGCCATCGAAGAAATTAAATTCGAGCCGCCAACACCAATGCCAACGCCAACAAGTCCTCCAACGAGACTCAGAACAATCGCTTCAATTAAAAATTGACTGAGAATATCGCGCCGTTTCGCACCAATGGACATTCGTATTCCGATTTCTCTCGTCCGTTCTGTCACTGAAACCAACATGATATTCATGATTCCAATTCCACCGACAATGAGCGATACTCCTGCTATGCTTGCAAGTAACATCGTCATGATTTTTGATGTGGCGGATGATGCTTCAGCAATTTCTGTTTGCGTTCTGATAGTAAAATCATTGTCTTCGGTGGCGCCGAGTTTATGTCTTGTCCGAAGGAGTTCGGTGATTTGTTGTTGTGCTTCGACAATTTGTTCCCTACTCACCGCGGAAACGATAAATCCCCAATTTCTCACATTGCGTTCACCCATGAGCCGCTTTTGTAACGTCGTATATGGAACGATGATAATGTCATCCTGGTCTTGTCCCATCATATTTTGTCCTTTCGGTTTCAGTGTACCGACAACACGAAAGGGAATATTTCTAATGCGAACCGTCTGCCCGATTGGGTCTGCTCCTTCAAAAATTTGTTGAACCACTGTCCTACCAAGCAAACAAACTTTCGTCGCTGCGCGCACATCCTGCTCGGTAAAAAATTCTCCGGTTTCTGTCCGATAATCTCTGATAGCAAAAAAATCCGGTGCGCCACCCTGAACGATTGTTCCCCAGTTCAAATTACCATACACAACCTGAGCGCCGTTACGAATCAACGGACTCAAATAATTTACTGCTGAACATTGCTCTTTAATTGCTTCACCATCTGCTTCTGTCAATGTCACCGAGGTTCCCGCACCTGCAACGACACCGCCCCGACTGGTTGTTCCGGGAAATATCAACAGCACATTGGTACCGAGCGAACTGATTTGCGCATCAATTGAGGATTGCGCTCCCTGGCCAATTGCCACCATCGCAATGACCGCACCGACGCCAATGATAATTCCCAGCATCGTCAGGAATGAACGCATTTTGTTTCGAACCAAAGCATCGAACGCGATTTGAAGTATTTCAAGAAAACGCATCATAAAGATTTACCGCATTCCTCGTCCACCACCGCCGCCGGGCATTCTTGGCGCGAACGGATTGCTTTGCTGGCTTCCACCTGCCGCCATCTCCGGCATACTTAAACCAAGAACAAT from Ignavibacteriota bacterium encodes:
- the uvrB gene encoding excinuclease ABC subunit UvrB, whose amino-acid sequence is MPFQLTSDFQPNGDQPEAIRQLVEGVRRGDRYQTLLGVTGSGKTFTISNVIAQMNKPTLIMSHNKTLAAQLYGEFKQFFPKDRVEFFISYYDYYQPEAYVPHSDTYIAKDASVNDEIDRLRLRATSALLSGDSNVIVVASVSCIYGIGAPDEWLEQMIIVKKGETIERNKFLRKLLDIHYLRNDFEFTRGTFRVRGDIVEVIPAGENEQALRIQFFGDEIEKIVAIHPLTGKAIEEIESEVIYPAKQFITSRPTIERALVSIEQELEERLRILRVNGKLVEAQRLEQRTHFDMEMMKEVGYCSGIENYSRHIAGRPPGSRPYCLLDYFPKDFLTVIDESHVSVPQIGGMWHGDRSRKTTLVEHGFRLPSALDNRPLMFDEWEKMVNQIIFVSATPGPYEMKKCKGVFVEQIIRPTGLIDPEVDVRPVKNQIDDLIAEIRERVKRNERCLVTTLTKRMAEDLSEYLSNIGIKVRYIHSEIVALERVEILRDLRLGEFDVLVGVNLLREGLDLPEVSLVAVLDADKEGFLRSDRSLIQTAGRTARNLNGRVILYADTVTGSMERMLDETNRRRTKQIEYNTEHKITPKTVYKTTEEIMASTAVADVRATYNEKHKSETSLVPDSIVRYLTMNQKKDLIEEMRQEMRRASRDLEFERAAELRDEIQKLEQMISE
- a CDS encoding ABC transporter permease is translated as MMRFLEILQIAFDALVRNKMRSFLTMLGIIIGVGAVIAMVAIGQGAQSSIDAQISSLGTNVLLIFPGTTSRGGVVAGAGTSVTLTEADGEAIKEQCSAVNYLSPLIRNGAQVVYGNLNWGTIVQGGAPDFFAIRDYRTETGEFFTEQDVRAATKVCLLGRTVVQQIFEGADPIGQTVRIRNIPFRVVGTLKPKGQNMMGQDQDDIIIVPYTTLQKRLMGERNVRNWGFIVSAVSREQIVEAQQQITELLRTRHKLGATEDNDFTIRTQTEIAEASSATSKIMTMLLASIAGVSLIVGGIGIMNIMLVSVTERTREIGIRMSIGAKRRDILSQFLIEAIVLSLVGGLVGVGIGVGGSNLISSMAGWPTFVSATSIVLAVFFSMAVGVFFGFYPARKASRLNPIEALRYE